One stretch of Methyloversatilis sp. RAC08 DNA includes these proteins:
- the rpoB gene encoding DNA-directed RNA polymerase subunit beta — MAYTYTEKKRIRKSFAKRDAVLDVPFLLATQLESYTQFLQAEIPAESRRNQGLQAAFTSIFPISSHSGNARLEFVHFMLGEPAFDVKECHQRGLTFASPLRARVRLVIMDREAPKETIKEVKEQEVYMGEIPLMTTTGSFVINGTERVIVSQLHRSPGVFFEHDRGKTHSSGKLLFSARIIPYRGSWLDFEFDPKDYLYFRVDRRRKMPVTILLKAIGMTPTQILSTFFEFDAFDLAAKGGIQMKLVPERLRGEVAKFDIIDGSGKVVVAKDKRITAKHIRELAESGTEAIVVPEDFLVGRVFSSAVVDPETGEVLANVNDEITEELLAKLSVAGVGEISTLYVNDLDRGPYISQTLRTDETADQWQARVAIYRMMRPGEPPTEDAVETLFHGLFYSEERYDLSAVGRMKFNRRVGRDAIEGAATLSNEDIVDVIRILVDLRNGKGEIDDIDHLGNRRVRSVGELAENQFRAGLVRVERAVKERLSQAESDNLMPHDLINAKPISAAIKEFFGSSQLSQFMDQTNPLSEITHKRRVSALGPGGLTRERAGFEVRDVHPTHYGRVCPIETPEGPNIGLINSLALYARTNKYGFLETPYRRVDGSHVTEQIDFLSAIEEGKYVIAQANASLDKKGGLSDELVSCRHKGEFMLSTPDQVQYMDIAPGQIVSVAASLIPFLEHDDANRALMGANMQRQAVPCLRPEKAFVGTGIERTVAVDSGTAVQALRGGVVDYVDANRIVVRVNDDETVPGEVGVDIYNLVKYTRSNQNTNINQRPVVKSGDIIAKGDVVADGASTDLGELALGQNMLVAFMPWNGYNFEDSILISERVVAEDRFTSIHIEELTVVARDTKLGPEEITRDIASLGEAQLGRLDESGIVYIGAEVEAGDVLVGKVTPKGETQLTPEEKLLRAIFGEKASDVKDTSLRVPSGMNGTVIDVQVFTREGIERDKRAQSIVDDMLRSYRQDLGDQMRIVERDTFARIERLLAGRVANGGPKRLAKGTTITREYLDGVEPHNWFDIRMADEEIAAQLESLRESLEKTRTDFDVAFELKKKKLTQGDELPPGVQKMVKVYLAVKRRLQPGDKMAGRHGNKGVVSKITPIEDMPHMEDGTPVDIVLNPLGVPSRMNIGQILETHLGMAARGLGKKIDGMLRRQANLAELRGFMDDIYNSSGKPEEISSLTDDEILELASNLKHGVPFATPVFDGAHESEIRRMLELADMPSGGQMTLYDGRTGEAFERQVTVGYMHVLKLHHLVDDKMHARSTGPYSLVTQQPLGGKAQFGGQRFGEMEVWALEAYGASYTLQEMLTVKSDDVTGRTKVYENIVKGEHKIDAGMPESFNVLVKEIRSLAIDIDLERF; from the coding sequence ATGGCCTATACCTACACCGAGAAGAAGCGCATCCGCAAAAGCTTTGCCAAGCGCGATGCGGTGCTCGACGTGCCGTTCCTGCTGGCGACCCAGCTGGAGTCCTACACCCAGTTCCTGCAGGCCGAGATTCCCGCCGAATCCCGTCGCAATCAGGGCTTGCAGGCTGCATTCACGTCGATCTTCCCGATCAGTTCGCATTCCGGCAATGCGCGCCTTGAATTCGTGCACTTCATGCTGGGCGAACCCGCATTCGACGTGAAGGAATGTCACCAGCGCGGCCTGACTTTCGCGAGCCCGCTGCGCGCCCGCGTGCGCCTGGTCATCATGGACCGCGAAGCGCCGAAGGAAACCATCAAGGAAGTGAAGGAACAGGAAGTGTACATGGGCGAAATTCCGCTCATGACGACTACCGGTTCCTTCGTGATCAATGGCACCGAACGTGTCATCGTCAGCCAGTTGCATCGCTCGCCGGGCGTGTTCTTCGAGCATGACCGCGGCAAGACCCACAGTTCCGGCAAGCTGCTGTTCTCGGCCCGCATCATTCCCTACCGCGGCTCCTGGCTGGACTTCGAATTCGATCCGAAGGACTACCTGTACTTCCGCGTCGACCGTCGCCGCAAGATGCCGGTCACGATCCTGTTGAAGGCGATCGGCATGACGCCGACGCAGATCCTGTCGACCTTCTTCGAATTCGACGCCTTCGACCTGGCCGCCAAGGGCGGCATCCAGATGAAGCTGGTGCCGGAACGTCTGCGCGGTGAAGTCGCCAAATTCGACATCATCGACGGTTCAGGCAAGGTCGTTGTGGCGAAGGACAAGCGCATCACCGCCAAGCACATCCGCGAACTCGCCGAGTCGGGCACCGAAGCCATTGTGGTTCCGGAAGACTTCCTCGTCGGACGCGTATTCTCGAGTGCTGTGGTCGATCCGGAAACCGGCGAAGTGCTGGCAAACGTGAACGATGAAATCACCGAAGAACTGCTGGCCAAGCTCAGCGTAGCAGGCGTCGGCGAGATTTCGACGCTGTACGTGAACGACCTGGACCGCGGCCCGTACATTTCGCAGACCTTGCGTACCGACGAAACCGCTGATCAGTGGCAGGCGCGCGTCGCCATCTACCGCATGATGCGTCCGGGCGAGCCGCCGACGGAAGATGCGGTGGAAACGCTGTTCCACGGCCTGTTCTATTCGGAAGAGCGCTACGACCTGTCGGCCGTGGGCCGCATGAAGTTCAACCGCCGTGTCGGCCGCGATGCAATCGAAGGCGCAGCAACGCTGTCCAATGAGGACATCGTCGACGTCATCCGCATCCTGGTCGATCTGCGCAACGGCAAGGGCGAGATCGACGACATCGACCACCTCGGCAATCGCCGCGTGCGTTCGGTCGGCGAACTGGCGGAGAACCAGTTCCGCGCCGGTCTGGTGCGCGTTGAGCGCGCCGTGAAGGAGCGTCTGTCGCAGGCCGAGTCGGATAACCTGATGCCGCACGATCTGATCAACGCCAAGCCGATCAGCGCAGCGATCAAGGAGTTCTTCGGTTCCAGCCAGCTGTCGCAGTTCATGGACCAGACCAATCCGCTGTCGGAAATCACGCACAAGCGTCGCGTGTCCGCACTGGGCCCGGGCGGTCTGACGCGCGAACGCGCAGGCTTCGAAGTGCGCGACGTGCACCCGACGCATTACGGCCGTGTGTGCCCGATCGAAACGCCTGAAGGCCCGAACATCGGCCTGATCAATTCGCTCGCGCTGTACGCCCGCACCAACAAGTACGGCTTCCTCGAAACGCCGTATCGCCGTGTCGATGGCAGCCATGTCACCGAACAGATCGATTTCCTGTCGGCGATCGAAGAAGGCAAGTACGTGATCGCGCAGGCGAATGCGTCGCTCGACAAGAAGGGTGGTCTGTCCGACGAGCTGGTGTCCTGCCGTCACAAGGGCGAATTCATGCTGTCGACGCCGGATCAGGTCCAGTACATGGACATTGCGCCAGGCCAGATCGTGTCGGTCGCCGCGTCGCTGATTCCGTTCCTCGAGCACGATGATGCGAACCGCGCTTTGATGGGCGCCAACATGCAGCGTCAGGCCGTGCCCTGCCTGCGTCCGGAAAAAGCCTTCGTCGGCACCGGCATCGAACGCACGGTTGCGGTCGACTCGGGTACCGCGGTGCAGGCACTGCGCGGTGGCGTGGTCGACTACGTCGATGCGAACCGCATCGTGGTGCGCGTCAATGACGACGAAACCGTGCCGGGCGAAGTCGGCGTCGACATCTACAACCTGGTGAAGTACACGCGTTCGAACCAGAACACGAATATCAACCAGCGTCCGGTGGTCAAGAGCGGTGACATCATCGCCAAGGGCGACGTCGTGGCCGACGGTGCTTCGACCGACCTCGGCGAACTGGCGCTCGGCCAGAACATGCTGGTCGCCTTCATGCCGTGGAACGGCTACAACTTCGAGGATTCGATCCTGATTTCGGAACGCGTGGTGGCGGAAGACCGCTTCACGTCGATCCACATCGAGGAGCTGACGGTCGTCGCACGCGACACCAAGCTGGGCCCGGAAGAAATCACGCGCGACATCGCGTCGCTCGGCGAAGCCCAGCTCGGCCGTCTCGACGAGTCCGGCATCGTATATATCGGCGCCGAAGTCGAAGCCGGTGACGTGCTGGTCGGCAAGGTGACGCCCAAGGGCGAAACCCAGCTGACGCCGGAAGAAAAGCTGCTGCGCGCGATCTTCGGCGAAAAGGCTTCGGACGTGAAGGATACCTCGCTGCGCGTGCCGTCCGGCATGAACGGCACGGTGATCGATGTGCAGGTGTTCACCCGCGAAGGCATCGAGCGCGACAAGCGCGCGCAGTCGATCGTCGATGACATGCTGCGCAGCTATCGCCAGGATCTGGGCGACCAGATGCGCATCGTCGAACGCGACACATTCGCCCGTATCGAGCGACTGCTCGCCGGTCGTGTCGCCAATGGCGGCCCGAAGCGTCTGGCCAAGGGCACGACGATCACCCGCGAGTACCTCGACGGCGTGGAACCCCACAACTGGTTCGACATCCGCATGGCGGACGAAGAGATCGCGGCGCAACTCGAGAGCCTGCGCGAGTCGCTGGAAAAGACCCGTACCGACTTCGACGTTGCGTTCGAACTGAAGAAGAAGAAGCTGACGCAGGGCGACGAGCTGCCGCCAGGCGTGCAGAAGATGGTCAAGGTCTACCTGGCCGTGAAGCGCCGCCTGCAGCCGGGCGACAAGATGGCAGGCCGTCACGGCAACAAGGGTGTGGTGTCGAAGATCACTCCGATCGAAGACATGCCGCACATGGAAGACGGCACGCCGGTCGACATCGTGCTCAATCCGCTCGGCGTGCCGTCGCGGATGAACATCGGCCAGATTCTCGAAACCCACCTCGGCATGGCTGCGCGCGGCCTGGGCAAGAAGATCGATGGCATGCTGCGTCGTCAGGCGAATCTCGCCGAGCTGCGAGGTTTCATGGATGATATCTACAACAGCAGCGGCAAGCCGGAAGAAATCTCCTCGCTGACCGACGATGAAATTCTGGAGCTGGCGAGCAACCTGAAGCACGGCGTGCCGTTCGCAACGCCGGTGTTCGACGGCGCGCATGAGTCCGAAATCCGTCGCATGCTGGAGCTTGCCGACATGCCGTCCGGCGGTCAGATGACGCTGTACGACGGGCGCACCGGCGAGGCCTTCGAGCGTCAGGTGACCGTAGGTTATATGCACGTGCTGAAGCTGCATCACCTGGTCGATGACAAGATGCACGCCCGTTCGACCGGCCCGTACTCGCTCGTCACCCAGCAACCGCTGGGCGGCAAGGCGCAGTTCGGCGGTCAGCGCTTCGGTGAAATGGAAGTGTGGGCGCTGGAAGCTTACGGCGCGTCCTACACGCTGCAGGAAATGCTCACCGTCAAGTCCGACGACGTCACGGGTCGTACGAAGGTGTACGAGAACATCGTCAAGGGCGAGCACAAGATCGATGCCGGCATGCCGGAGTCGTTCAACGTGCTGGTGAAGGAAATCCGGTCGCTGGCCATCGACATTGATTTGGAGCGGTTCTAG
- the rplK gene encoding 50S ribosomal protein L11 has translation MAKKIVGYVKLQVPAGKANPSPPIGPALGQRGLNIMEFCKAFNAQTQGMEPGLPIPVVITAYADKSFTFVMKSPPATILIKKAAGITKGSPKPHTDKVGKVTRAQLEEIVKVKNKDLTAGDLDAAVRTIAGSARSMGITVEGL, from the coding sequence ATGGCGAAGAAAATCGTCGGCTATGTAAAGCTGCAAGTGCCGGCCGGGAAGGCGAATCCGTCGCCCCCGATCGGTCCCGCGTTGGGTCAGCGTGGTTTGAACATCATGGAGTTCTGCAAGGCTTTCAATGCGCAGACCCAGGGCATGGAACCGGGCCTGCCGATTCCGGTGGTCATCACCGCCTACGCGGACAAGTCATTCACCTTCGTGATGAAGTCGCCTCCGGCGACCATTCTCATCAAGAAGGCTGCCGGCATCACCAAGGGTTCGCCCAAGCCGCACACCGACAAGGTGGGCAAGGTGACCCGCGCTCAGCTGGAAGAGATCGTCAAGGTTAAAAACAAGGATCTGACGGCGGGTGATCTTGACGCTGCGGTGCGCACGATCGCCGGTTCGGCCCGCAGCATGGGCATCACGGTGGAGGGACTGTAA
- the rplL gene encoding 50S ribosomal protein L7/L12 — MSISKEQVLEAVAAMSVLELSQLIKDMEEKFGVSAAASVAVAAAPAAAAAPAAEEQTEFTVMLLAAGEKKVEVIKVVRAVTGLGLKEAKDLVDGAPKAVKEAISKADAEALKKQLDDAGAKVEIK, encoded by the coding sequence ATGTCGATTAGCAAAGAGCAGGTCCTGGAAGCTGTTGCTGCAATGTCGGTTCTCGAACTGTCGCAACTGATCAAGGACATGGAAGAGAAGTTCGGCGTGTCCGCCGCTGCATCGGTTGCCGTTGCTGCAGCTCCGGCAGCCGCTGCCGCGCCGGCCGCTGAAGAGCAGACCGAATTCACCGTCATGCTGCTGGCAGCTGGCGAGAAGAAGGTTGAAGTCATCAAGGTCGTTCGCGCCGTAACCGGCCTGGGCCTGAAGGAAGCGAAGGACCTCGTGGATGGCGCGCCGAAGGCGGTGAAGGAAGCCATTTCGAAGGCCGACGCAGAAGCCCTGAAGAAGCAGCTGGACGACGCAGGCGCCAAGGTCGAAATCAAGTAA
- the rplJ gene encoding 50S ribosomal protein L10: MGLNLDQKKEVVAGVAAEVAGAQVIVIAENRGLEVGDVTRLRAQARAQGVYLRVLKNTLARRAVEGTPFEGLAKDMTGPLLYGMSADPVSAAKVLQEFVKGNDKLVIKGGALANHVMDAAGVKALATMPSRDELLATLLGTMQAPIAKFVQTLNEVPGKFVRTLAAVRDEREKQSA, from the coding sequence TTGGGACTCAATCTCGATCAGAAGAAGGAAGTCGTCGCCGGTGTGGCCGCTGAAGTTGCGGGCGCGCAGGTGATCGTGATCGCCGAGAACCGCGGTCTGGAAGTGGGCGATGTCACGCGTTTGCGTGCCCAGGCCCGAGCACAGGGTGTCTACCTGCGCGTTCTGAAGAACACGCTGGCACGTCGCGCTGTCGAGGGTACCCCTTTCGAGGGGCTGGCGAAGGACATGACCGGACCGCTGTTGTATGGCATGTCCGCCGATCCGGTATCGGCGGCAAAGGTCCTGCAGGAATTCGTCAAGGGCAATGACAAACTGGTCATCAAGGGTGGCGCACTGGCCAACCACGTCATGGACGCCGCAGGCGTCAAGGCGCTGGCCACTATGCCGAGCCGCGATGAACTGCTCGCAACACTTCTGGGCACGATGCAGGCGCCGATCGCAAAGTTTGTGCAAACCCTCAACGAGGTGCCGGGGAAATTCGTCCGTACCCTCGCAGCGGTGCGCGACGAACGCGAAAAGCAGTCTGCCTGA
- the secE gene encoding preprotein translocase subunit SecE, whose protein sequence is MTDQLKLALAIALLIAGLAGFYVFSDQIMAVRVLSVVGGIAAGIAVAWYTAQGRRFFEFANESVAEAKKVAWPSRKETVQTTAIVFGFVFVMAVFLWLTDKSFEWVLYDLILGWKKS, encoded by the coding sequence ATGACCGACCAGCTGAAGCTCGCGCTGGCCATTGCACTGCTGATAGCAGGGCTGGCCGGCTTCTATGTTTTCTCCGACCAGATCATGGCGGTGCGTGTGCTGTCCGTTGTCGGTGGCATCGCGGCAGGTATCGCCGTCGCCTGGTACACGGCACAGGGTCGTCGCTTCTTCGAATTTGCCAACGAGTCGGTGGCGGAGGCGAAGAAGGTTGCGTGGCCGAGCCGCAAGGAAACAGTGCAAACGACAGCGATCGTGTTTGGCTTCGTGTTCGTCATGGCCGTTTTTCTTTGGCTGACTGACAAGAGCTTCGAGTGGGTGTTGTACGACCTCATCCTGGGCTGGAAAAAATCATGA
- the nusG gene encoding transcription termination/antitermination protein NusG — protein MSKRWYVVHAYSGFEKSVQRALVERITRASMQDKFGQILVPVEEVVEMRGGQKAVSERKFFPGYVLVEMDMDEDSWHLVKSTPKVTGFVGGSANKPTPISEKEVEKIMQQMQEGVEKPRPKVLFEVGELVRVKDGPFTDFNGSVESVNYDKSRLHVSVTIFGRATPVELEFAQVEKV, from the coding sequence ATGAGCAAGCGTTGGTACGTCGTACATGCTTATTCCGGTTTCGAAAAATCGGTGCAGCGCGCGCTCGTCGAGCGGATTACCCGGGCGAGCATGCAGGACAAGTTCGGCCAGATCCTCGTTCCGGTGGAAGAGGTCGTCGAGATGCGTGGCGGCCAGAAGGCCGTGTCGGAGCGCAAATTCTTTCCGGGTTATGTTCTGGTCGAAATGGACATGGACGAGGATAGCTGGCACCTCGTGAAGAGCACACCGAAGGTCACGGGTTTCGTGGGTGGCAGTGCCAACAAGCCGACACCGATCTCCGAGAAGGAAGTCGAGAAGATCATGCAGCAGATGCAGGAAGGGGTTGAAAAGCCCCGTCCGAAGGTGCTGTTCGAAGTCGGTGAATTGGTTCGGGTCAAGGATGGCCCGTTCACCGATTTCAACGGATCGGTCGAGAGCGTCAATTACGACAAGAGTCGCCTGCATGTTTCGGTGACCATTTTCGGCCGCGCTACGCCGGTCGAGCTCGAATTCGCGCAGGTCGAGAAGGTCTGA
- the rplA gene encoding 50S ribosomal protein L1, whose amino-acid sequence MAKLSKRVQALRAKIDRNRSYPLADALALVKETANAKFDESVDLAVNLGIDAKKSDQLVRGSVVLPAGTGKSVRVAVFAQGAKADEARAAGADVVGFDDLAAQVKEGNLNFDVAIATPDAMRVVGALGQILGPRGLMPNPKVGTVTMDVATAVKNAKAGQVQYRTDKGGIVQCTVGRASFTPEQLTTNIKALIEALNKARPAAAKGVYLRKVSVTSTMGVGIRVDQASVQ is encoded by the coding sequence ATGGCGAAACTGTCCAAACGCGTTCAGGCGCTGCGCGCCAAGATCGATCGTAACCGCAGCTACCCGTTGGCCGATGCGCTCGCGCTGGTCAAGGAAACCGCGAACGCCAAGTTCGATGAATCGGTCGACCTGGCGGTGAACCTCGGTATCGATGCGAAGAAGTCGGATCAACTGGTCCGTGGCTCGGTCGTGCTGCCGGCAGGTACCGGCAAGTCGGTACGTGTTGCGGTGTTTGCCCAGGGTGCCAAGGCTGACGAAGCCCGTGCCGCCGGGGCGGACGTCGTCGGCTTCGACGATCTGGCCGCCCAGGTCAAGGAAGGCAATCTGAATTTCGACGTCGCGATCGCGACCCCGGATGCGATGCGCGTTGTAGGCGCGCTGGGCCAGATCCTCGGCCCGCGTGGCCTGATGCCGAATCCTAAGGTCGGTACCGTGACGATGGATGTCGCCACGGCGGTCAAGAACGCGAAAGCCGGTCAGGTGCAGTACCGCACCGACAAGGGTGGCATCGTGCAATGTACCGTTGGCCGCGCGTCCTTCACGCCGGAACAGCTCACCACCAACATCAAGGCACTGATCGAAGCGCTGAACAAGGCGCGTCCGGCTGCGGCCAAGGGCGTGTATCTGCGCAAGGTGTCAGTCACTTCGACGATGGGTGTCGGCATCCGCGTCGATCAGGCGTCGGTGCAGTAA